The window TATGTACAGCAAGGCGGCCCAGGGCAAAAACATTTACAGGATGTTGGACATGTCGAATAAGGAAAGTTAAGTGTGATCTAGGTAAGCCGAACTGCCAGAGGTGTGAGAAATCCGGGTTAAGTTGTGGGGGGTATGATATCAAATTGCGGTGGTCGAATCCGATAAGATTTGATAGTTACGGGAACCAGGTGACGTCTGGAAATGACAAAGATGGGGATGGTGATcgacagcagcagccgTTTCAACGACGTAACATTATGTTTGTTCGATACGATGAGGAGTATGAGTATTATGAGGATATGGATGATGAGTTGTCGGCGTTACATTCACCTCCGTTGGAGATGATTGCAGATAATAAGACATGGATCGTTAAGAACTTTGGTGTGTTCATGGGTACGAATAGGGCCAAGAAGAGACATGTGCCTAGGAAAAAGAGGAAGGTGAACCCTGTATTTGCGGATGCGATGGCGAAGGAGCAACGAAGGAAGATGGAAGAACGGCAAAAGGCAGAAAAGAATAAGAAAAAGCAGAAGATTTCGAAGCTGGTGCGGGACGATGCGTCTATGTCGTTGGGTTGCGTATCCCCGGTGCTGAGTATAGATTCTACGAAGATGGAATTGTCATCGGATACCACAGCGTCTGCTATTTCTCCTGCGCATGCTGCTTCTGCCTTTGAGTTTGGTTTCCCATCGATGGGGATGGCGGGCCACGAGTGGATCTCGGGTGAGTTGAAAGACGACGCTTTTCTATCAGCTTCCGTTTTGCAGGGTGCCCTATCATTGCCCTCTAACTTACAACAACAGTATGGTTTCGCTGCTAATAGACAGCCAGTCACTGTGACTACGGGTCTACCTACCCCGGATTCAAAGCTGAAAAACAAGCGGCATGCTTCCGATTTTACTGATGAGTCGTCTCTTCCAGCTAATGCTGGCTCACCATGTTTCCCAGAAGATGAACTTGCTAATCTTTACCGGCTTGTGTTCCATAGGAGCGAGCGGAAAAACAATGAAGTCATGATTGAGAATCTGTTCAACCAAGGGTATACCAAAGCGGATACAGGCCGCTCTGGTAGTGGTATAAATTTGAATGCACCTGGCTCACAAAtgcctgctgctgctattCAGGTGCTGCCTTGTGAAGAGCCTGATCTTGCTGGCTCCAATTCTCTAAGTAGCTCAAACAATTTGCCCCGCTTCCCGCAAACAAGTCTGAAAGTGAATGGTCTGACGAGGTTTTTAATGAATCACTATTTGCAAAATGTCGCTGATCTGATGACCGTTGTTGCTCTACCTTCGAATCCTTGGAAAACCATATACTTCCCACGGGCCGTACGCGGACTGGGAGACCTAGCTGCCATGGGAGATACATCCAATTCGCGAAACTCATTGTTAAATTCCCTGCTAGCAGTGTCTTGTTTCAATCTACAAAGCAAATTTCCCAAAAACTCAGaagaaatgaaatatttcGTGAATTTGGGAATCGGGTTCAGAAATCAGGCATCAAACTTCTTGAACTTATGTCTCAATTCGGGCTCAAAACAAGAGCGTTACAAAGACGTTTTGACAGCTATATTATCAATGAATTCAATCGACGTCTTCTGGGGCACTATGGCAGACTGTCAGTACTACCTTGCGATATGCGAGGAGTTTATCAACAAGCGGATGAAAGCGCGGCCAAATATATCCTCTAAAGCTCGTTGTCTTCACCGTATCTACTCATTCTTAAGGTTAATTCAAGATAGCACTGCTCTTGACAAGGTAcgagaaaaagaaattgtttttgagaAAAGTGACGATAATAAAGTCAACTTTAATGAAAAGTCCAGTTCACCAGCAACTACGGGGGCGTCATCTAAGGATGATGCATACAAGAAGCAACTAGATGGAAaggatgataaaattaatattgACTTCAGTGAACTTGAAGAACGTTTGAACCAGTCTTCCTCTCCCCTTCtgttgaataatattgcGAGTAAaccatatttttcagattcGCAAACCAAGCATGATGTCCTAGGTACTGACGCATTATATGGTTTGCCTAACTCTTTAATTCTTCTATTTTCTGATTGTGTAAGATTGGCAAGACACAGAGCATATTTCCAGAAAAATGGTTTAGAAATCCCGGCCGACTATAATATCTACTGCGTTGAATTCGAAAAGAGACTCTATAGTTGGAAATCAGAATGGGAATTTTGGAAGGATAAGTCTAAaaaggaatttttgaatgatACTATGAAGGGAATCTTCCATCATACTATGAGTTTTTATTTCGGTTTGATTGTTTACTACTTAACAATGGTAAGAACATTAGCTTATCAACTACTTCAGCCATATGTTATCAAGGTGTTGAATCATCTAACTGAATTAGCTAGTCTTATCGACGAAAAAGGAGTTAAGATTGTTCCCTTAGTTTGGCAAGGTTTCATAGCTGGATGTTCCTGTACAGATACTAATACACAACTGGCGTATAAGAAATGGGCGGCTCGGTTAGCAAGCTCAGGTATGGGTTCGTATTGGGGTGCCAGGCAAGTTATGTTTGAAGTTTGGCGGAGACAGTTGAATCATGAAAAAGGTGATAATTGGTATTCTGTTTATAGTGATTGGAGGATGAATTTAATGTTGTCATAAATCTAAgtttaatttatttatttatataggaattgaaagaaatttttatACAAATATCGGTATTACTATTATGAAGCTTAAAGTGACTTTAGGATTATATAActtaaatttaaaaactACTTTTGTATGTCgtaattaaaaaaattaaattgAACCTGTTTTAAAGCAATATACAGTAGAGGGGATTATTGTTCCTCAAGACAAAACAAGGTTTGCTGAAGCCAGgtgaaatatatataaagagGGGGATCTTACAGAAGTATTGAGAACCGTGAGAACCGCGGTATGGTGGCTGAATACCTCTGATGGAAAGTGTAGAAtctattatcaaaaagCTAGAGGATTTAAACGATATTTGTGCTCGTCGTGAATGTAAAGATGTTGTGCTGTGGAATTCACTGAATAGGATCCTCCATCAAACGACACAGTCGATGTTTCAGCTCGTCGAACAGACACCGAAGTTTAGCAGAAGGGACGTATACTCACGACATTCGCCTTTTTTTAACAAGTGGGATAAGAGTGAATCGTTCCGCATATTGCCTCCTATTCCATCGAAAAGCGAACAGTTGTGTCTAGGgcaggaggaggatggTGGATCGAACAAGTGGGCTGTGGCAGACCTTCCTTTGCTGGAGCAGCTCAATAATTTGAGGCGGTTAGTAAACGATTCTAGATGTCGCAACGAGAATCAGAGCAGAGCAGAGTTCGCCTCCgatgaaaagaaggag is drawn from Eremothecium cymbalariae DBVPG#7215 chromosome 8, complete sequence and contains these coding sequences:
- the ARG81 gene encoding Arg81p (similar to Ashbya gossypii AAL175W), which translates into the protein MNKGDNKFGSQNIGDTGNAKSGSRKHKAGNGVCTARRPRAKTFTGCWTCRIRKVKCDLGKPNCQRCEKSGLSCGGYDIKLRWSNPIRFDSYGNQVTSGNDKDGDGDRQQQPFQRRNIMFVRYDEEYEYYEDMDDELSALHSPPLEMIADNKTWIVKNFGVFMGTNRAKKRHVPRKKRKVNPVFADAMAKEQRRKMEERQKAEKNKKKQKISKLVRDDASMSLGCVSPVLSIDSTKMELSSDTTASAISPAHAASAFEFGFPSMGMAGHEWISGELKDDAFLSASVLQGALSLPSNLQQQYGFAANRQPVTVTTGLPTPDSKLKNKRHASDFTDESSLPANAGSPCFPEDELANLYRLVFHRSERKNNEVMIENLFNQGYTKADTGRSGSGINLNAPGSQMPAAAIQVLPCEEPDLAGSNSLSSSNNLPRFPQTSLKVNGLTRFLMNHYLQNVADLMTVVALPSNPWKTIYFPRAVRGLGDLAAMGDTSNSRNSLLNSLLAVSCFNLQSKFPKNSEEMKYFVNLGIGFRNQASNFLNLCLNSGSKQERYKDVLTAILSMNSIDVFWGTMADCQYYLAICEEFINKRMKARPNISSKARCLHRIYSFLRLIQDSTALDKVREKEIVFEKSDDNKVNFNEKSSSPATTGASSKDDAYKKQLDGKDDKINIDFSELEERLNQSSSPLLLNNIASKPYFSDSQTKHDVLGTDALYGLPNSLILLFSDCVRLARHRAYFQKNGLEIPADYNIYCVEFEKRLYSWKSEWEFWKDKSKKEFLNDTMKGIFHHTMSFYFGLIVYYLTMVRTLAYQLLQPYVIKVLNHLTELASLIDEKGVKIVPLVWQGFIAGCSCTDTNTQLAYKKWAARLASSGMGSYWGARQVMFEVWRRQLNHEKGDNWYSVYSDWRMNLMLS
- a CDS encoding uncharacterized protein (similar to KLTH0E03740g - Lachancea thermotolerans / KLLA0E17039g - Kluyveromyces lactis), coding for MESVESIIKKLEDLNDICARRECKDVVLWNSLNRILHQTTQSMFQLVEQTPKFSRRDVYSRHSPFFNKWDKSESFRILPPIPSKSEQLCLGQEEDGGSNKWAVADLPLLEQLNNLRRLVNDSRCRNENQSRAEFASDEKKE